One Nocardia huaxiensis genomic window, CCGCTATCGCGGCGAACCCGGACGCCACGGTCGCCTCCGTAATCGAGCGAACCGACCGAAGGGACACGCGCGGAAGGACTCTCGCGGACTGGGGCCGAACCGTCGATCCCGCCGCCCCCGCGATCACCGCGGCGGGCGAGACCATCGACTACCGTGACTTCGACGCTCGGGCGAATCGCCTTGCGCGCCTGCTCATCACACAGGGCGTCGGGCCCGAGACCGTGGTCGCGGCGGCCATGCCCCGCACCGTGGATTCGGTGATCGCCGCGCACGCGATCATCCGGGCAGGTGGCGTGTACCTGCCGGTGGATCCCGAACAGCCCGCCCAGCGGATCGCGCAAATCCTCGAAACCGCTGCTCCCGCACTGGTTCTCCGCACGCTCGACGGTCTGGCGAGCGGCGGTTTCTCGGACGCGCCCGTCACCGACGCGGAGCGCCGCGCGCCACTGCGCCCCGGCAATACCGCCTACCTGCTGTTCACCTCCGGCTCCACCGGCGTCCCCAAGGGCGTGACCGTCACCCACGCGGCCATCGTGAACACCTTCGACTGGCTCCAGCGCCGCCAGAGTTTCGGCCCCGGAGACACCGTGCTGTACCGCACCCCGGCGATCTTCGACGCGTCCCTGCTGGAACTGTTCCTGCCGTTGCACGTCGGCGCGCGCATCGTGCTGACCCGCGAGAACGGCCACAAGGACCCGTACTACCAGGCCGAACTCATGCGCGACGAGCAGGTGACCGTGGTCCAGATGACCACGTCCATGCTCACCGTGCTCGCCGAGGAGACCGACCTGTCCGGCTGTACCGCGCTGCGCTGTGTGATCACCGGCGGCGAGGCGCTGCCCCCGGCGACCGCGCACCGCGTGCGTGCCCTGACCAGTGCGAGCGTGAACAACCTGTACGGCCCGACCGAGGCCGCCGTGGCGCTCACCTACCACGAGACCACCGACCTCGATACCGGATCCGTGCCGATCGGCAAGCCCGCCAATGGATCCGGCGTCCGCGTGCTCGACGAACGCCTGCGCCCGGTCGCGGCGGGAACCATCGGCGAGCTCTACCTGACGGGCGAGCAGCTGGCGCGCGGCTACCTGGCCCGCCCCGACCTGAGCTGTGCCGCCTTCATCGCCGACCCGTACGACCACGGTGCCCGCATGTACCGCACCGGCGACCTGGTGAAGTGGAACCCCGACGGCGAGCTGGAGTACGTCGGCCGCAGCGACAGCCAGATCAAACTACGCGGCCAGCGCATCGAACTCGGCGATATCGAAGCGGCCCTGCTGGGCTGCGCCGGCGTCGCCCAGGCGGTCGTGCTGCTGCGCGAGGACACCCCGGGCGATCAGCGCCTGGTCGCCTATCTCATCGCCCGCTCCGGCATCACCGTCGACACCGAGGCAGTCGCGGACGAGCTGCGAAATACGCTGCCCGCGTACATGATTCCATCGGCATACCTGGTGCTCGACGAGATCCCGCGCACGGCCAGCGAGAAGATCGACCGCAAGGCTCTGCCCGCACCGGCTGCTGCGGCAGTGGCTCCCGGAATGCGGGACGGTGCGGGAGCGGAGGTTGTCCGCGAGGTCGGCGATCAACCCAGCCCCGTCATTCCGGCGTGTTCTTGGCCGGAATCCACCCAGTCCGGCGCGGTCGCTGCGGGAGTGGATCCCGGCCACAAGCACGCCGGGATGACGAGGGTGGCGGCTCTGTGCGACGCGATGGCCGCGGTGCTGGCGGTCGACGACATCGGCGCGGAGGATGACTTCTTCGCTGCCGGAGGGCATTCGCTGACCGCCGTCCGGCTGGTCGGCAGGCTGCGCCGGGCGGGGTTCGCGGTGGTGCTCGATGATGTCTTCGCCGCGCCGACCCCGCGTGCGCTGGCCACCCGTATCGCCGAGCTCGAGAGCTCACACGCCGACAGCGACAGCGGCGCGGAAGGGCTTGCGCTGCTGGGAAGTCGGCTCGACCATGTGCTGACAGTGCGCGCGAGTGGGACCGGCTCGCCCCTGTTCTGTGTGCATCCGGTGGGCGGCACGGCCTGGCAGTTCGGGCCGCTGGCTCGGCTGTTGCGCGCGGATCGGCCGATCATCGGGCTTCAGCTCCCGACGTTGAGCGACAAAGGCTTCCACGCCGAATCACTGGACGAGTTGGCGCGGCACTACCTGGCGACCATTCGCGGCATCCAGCCGCACGGCCCGTATCACCTGCTCGGATATTCGCTGGGCGGCAATATCGTTCACGCGATGGCGGCGCTGCTCGAGGCCGAGGGGGAGTCGATCGCCTATGTCGGGCTGATCGATTCGCATCCGCTGGCCAATCTCACCGATCGGGCCACCCGCGCACTGTCGGACCCCGCTGAGCTGGATCGACTGATTCCGGAAATGCCCGGTGACGCACCGGAACTGGCGGATGCCATCCGCACCGCGGCCACCGCGCTGCTCGGCATGGTCACCCGCTCCGGCGCACCGGACTATCGCGGCCGGATGGCCCTGTTCGCCGCCGATGACGGCACCGTGCCCGCCCGCACCCGCGCTCAGCTCGACGGCTGGCTCGCCGTGGACGCCCGCCTGGTGGTCCGGCGGCTGCCCTATTCGCACTTCGACATCGTGTCCCCCACCGGGTGGACCGAGGTCGCCGCGTTGCTCGACGCCGATCCCGCGATCGGCGCCTGAGCGTTCCCCCAACAAGAAAGAAAGTAACCCCTGCAATGTCGCTGTACCGCATGACGGCTCGCGTGCGCGCCGCCGTCGCCCTGCTGATTCTCGCGCTCGTCGCGGTGGTCGCGGGCTGTAGCAGTTCCACCACCGACGATTCGGGCAAGTCCGGTACCCGGGAGGTGCAGACCGAAAAGGGCGCGATCACCGTGCCCGCCGACCCGCAGCGCATCGTCGTCCTCAATGGCTCGCTCGCCGGATACCTCTACGACCTCGGTGCGAAGGTGAAGGCCGCGGACCCGCGGGTGCTGGGCGTGACCCTGAAGCCGGGGGAGTTCCCGTCCGCCTGGTCGGCCGACGCGCAGGCGCAGGGCACCGTGGTGGTGCCCTCCGGTGACAATCTCAATCTGGAGTTCATCGCCGCGCAGCAGCCGGATCTGATCATCGGCGGCGGCCAGGGCTACCCGGGCCAGCAGACCATCGACAGCTACGACAAGCTGACCGCCATCGCCCCGACCGTGCTGATCTCCGCCAAGCTCACCAACTGGCAGGACATGCTGAAGGCCGTGGCCGACGGGGTCAACCAGTCGGCGAAGGTGGACGGGCTGATCAGCAAGTACAACGACAAGGTCGAGCAGGTCAAGGCGAGCATCAAGGTGCCGCAGGGCGCGGTGTCGGTGTACCAGTCCCGCAAGGACAACAAGCCGACGCTCATCGCTCCCGTCACCCCGCTGGCCGGGCTGCTGACCGAGGTCGGCTTCACCGTCGACGACAAGGTGGAGGCCAAGGCGGGCAACCCGACTCGCGCCGCCGCCGCGGACTGGGTGGTGTTCAGCCCCGAACTGCTCACCACCGTGGTGGACGCGCCCGGCCTGTTCGTGATCACGCTCGACGGCGGTCGCACCATCGATCAGCTGAAGACCGATCCGATCATGGCCAAGCTGCCCGCCTTCCAGGCCGGCAAGGTGTACGAGCTGCCCGCCACCAGCCAGCGCCCCGACTACCGCAATGCCATGGCCACCCTCGACCTGCTCGGGGAGCGCTTCAAGTGACAGCGGTCGGCGGCCTGCTCATCGACACCTCGCCGCTGCGGGCGAGCCGGGAATTCCGGTGCGCCTTCGCGGCCCGGCTGGTGTCGGTGCTCGGGATCGGCCTGCTCATGGTGGCCCTGCCCGTGCAGGTCTACCAGCTCACCGGATCGTCCCTGCACGTCGCCGGCGTCACCACGGTCACCGCGGTCGCCCTGTTCGCCGGTTCGCTGGCGGGCGGGGTGATCGCGGACCGGTACGACCGGCGCACCGTCATTCAATGGTCGCGCAGCGCAGCGGGTTTCGGCTTTCTCGCGCTCGGGATCAATGCCCTGCTGCCGGAGCCGCAACTGGCCGTCATCTACGCCGCGGGCGTGGTGGACGGTCTCGCGGGCGGGGTCAGCGGGTCGGCGATGATGGCCCTGGTGCCCATGCTGGTCGGCCGCGAGAAGGTGGCCGCCGCAGGTGCGCTGACCGCGCTGACCTCCGATCTGGGCACCATGATCACCCCGGCCGTCGCCGGGCTGCTCATCGCGAAAACCGGTGTCGGAGCGGCGTATTTCATCACCGCCGCCGCCACCGTCGCCACCGTGACGCTGATTCGTGCACTCGGGCCGCAACCGCCGCCCGCCCGCGACATTCAGCATCCGCTGCGGGAACTCGCCATCGGCATCCGATTCGCCATGCAGCACAGGGTTATTCGAGCGGCCCTTGTGACCGGCCTGATCGCCATGCTGGTGAGCGGGCCGCTGGTGCTGCTGCCGGCGCTGGCCGAACACGAATTGGGTGCGGGGGAAACGACTCTCGGCCTGCTCTACGCCGCACCCGGTGCGGGCGCAGTGCTCGGATCGTTGACCAGTGGCTGGATCGGCCGCAGCAGCACACCCGGTCGCGCCCTGCTGATCTCGCTGGCGCTCATGCCGATCGGCGTGATCGTGGCCGGACTGGTGCCGAACGCCGCCGTGGTCTTCCTCGGTCTGGCCGGGTTCGGTACGGCCCGCGCCATCAGCATGGTGCTGCGCTTCACCGTCCTACAGCAGCACGCGCCCGACGAACTGCGCGGCCGCGTGTCCGGCCTGCTCATGGTGCAGGCCGTCACCGGCACCGCCGTCGGCTCCATGGTGGCGGGCATCGTCGGCCAATTCTTCGCGCCCGGAACCGCTCTCGTGGTCTACGGGCTGTCCGTACTGGTACTCGGCGCGGTGACGGCGCTCGCCGCCGCGCCCCTGTTGGGAAAGGAGAAGCCCTGATGGATCGTGCCGCCTACGCCGAACGCATCGACGAGGTGCTCTCGGGTGAGCACGGGGCCAAGGTCGGCTATCCGATCGGACTGTGTGATGTGGAGGTGGCCCGCACCGTGCAGGTGGGGGCCGGACTGCTGCGCATCACCTTCACCGGGGAGGACCTCGCCGGATTCCACAGCTATGTGCCGGATGAGCATGTGCGCCTGATATTTCCGGATGACGAGGGCGTATTGCGCCTGCCGAAGAAGGACGGGCTGTCGCTGGAATGGGGTTCGCCGCGACCGGTCTCACGCGAGTACACCGTGCGCCGGTTCAGTAAGGAGGATCGCGAACTCGATATCGACTTCGCCATCCACCCGGGCGGCCTCGCCTCCGACTGGGCGCTGAAGGTGAAGCCCGGCAGCAGGATTCATATCGCGGGACCACCCGGGGGCGTCGTGGTCCCCAAGACCTACGACAAGTACCTGCTGGCCGGTGACCTCACCGCCCTGCCCGCCATCGCGCGCTGGCTGGAATGGCTGCCGCGCGAGGCCGCCGGATGGGCGGTCATCGAGGTGCGCGGCCCGGAAGAGGAGATCGAGATCGACGCCCCCGCCGGTGTCGAGGTGCACTGGGTGCATCGCGGTGACGCCGAAGCCGGGACCGGCGACGCCTTCGAGAAGACGTTGCGGGCCATCGAACCCGTTGCCGGAGAACGGCTCTACGTGTGGCTGGCCGGTGAGGCGGGGGTGCTCAAGCCGCTGCGTAGCTGGGTGCGCACCGACCTCGGCGTCGGCCCGAAGGACAGCCTGATCGCCGGGTATTGGAAGCGCGGCATCGCCGATTACGACCGAGACGAGTGAGGACGACCATGACCGACGAGAACACCGCCCTGGCCGACCGCGTGATCGCCGATGTGGCAACGGCGCTGGGCGTGGATCCGGCCGAACTGACCGGCGACGCCAACCTGCTCGACGCCGGACTGGATTCGGTGCGCATCATGTCGCTGGTGGAGAAGTGGCGCGCCGCGGGCTACGAGCACATCGACTTCCCCACGCTGGCTTCCGATCCCGTGCTGAGCTCCTGGATCGAAGCGCTCTCATGAGGAGTGGTGGTGCGGCGGTGTCTGAATCGTCTTCCGATGCCGCCGCGTCACTTTTCAAGTCACTTCAGGTGTGCGCCTTCGGCGAGCAACCGCCGCAGTTCCTTGCGGCTGGTCTTGCCCACGCCGGTCTCCGGGAACTCGTCCACGACGACCACCGAGTCCGGCATCTTCCAGGCCGCCACACCGCGCTCGCGCACGAAGGCGCGCACGGTGGTCAGCGTGGGCTTGTGCGCCGGATCGGCGGGCTGGACGAAGGCGGAGATGCGCTGTCCGAGCACCGGATCCGGGGAGCCGATGATGATGACGTCGCGGATGCCGGGATGCTCCAGCAGGTGGGCTTCGAGCTCCTCGGCGGAGACCTTCTCGCCGCCGCGGTTCACCCAGTCGCCGGCGCGGCCCTGCACCACCAGATTGCCGTCCGGGCGGATGCGCACGATATCGCCGGTGCGGTACCAGCCGTCGGCGGTGAAGCTGCGGGCATTGGCCTCCGCATTGTCGAAGTAGCCGCGAATCGTGTACGGGCCCTGCGTGATCAGATTGCCGTCGGCGCCCGGCGGCACCTCGTTTCCCTCGTCGTCGACGGCCTTGAACTCGTCGAATTCCGACATGGGGCGGCCCTGGGTCGCGATCACCACCTCGATCGGATCATCCAGGCGCGTATAGCAAACCAGGCCCTCGGCCATGCCGAACACCTGCTGGAGCGTCACGCCGAGCGCCGGGCCGACGCGCCGCGCCAGCTCCTCCTGGCAGCGCGCGCCGCCGACCTGCACCACGCGCAGGCTGGAAAGGTCCGGCGTATCGCCCTTTTCGGCGCGTTCCACCCACAGTCGCGCCAGCGGCGGCACCAGACCGGTGATGGTCACCCCGAACTTCTCGATGGCGGCGAACGCGGTGGCCGGGGTCGGATCCGGGGTCATGGCCACGGTGCCGCCCGCCCACAGCGCACCGAGAATGCCCGGCGAACTCATCGGAAAGTTGTGTGCGACAGGCAGAGTCGCCAGGTACACGGTGTCGGCGTCGAGCTCGCAGAGCTCCGCGCTGCGCCGCACGCTGAACAGATAGTCGTCGTGGGTGCGGGGGATGAGCTTCGGAATTCCGGTGCTGCCACCGGACAGTTGCAGGAAGGCCACCTCGCTCGCATCGAGCATGGGCAGTTCACCGGGCTCGTCCCGGAACTCGGCGAGATCCCGTGCGCCCTCCGGCAGGGCGGCTGCGGCGTCGTCGGTGACCACCAGGATGTGCCGCAGCGAATCCACCTGCGCACGAACCGCATCCGCCAGCGCCGCGTAGTCGAACCGCTGGTGCATCCCGCAGGTGATCACGGCGGTGGCCGCGCTGGCGGTGGCGATCGGCACCAGCTCCGCCTGCCGATGCGCGGGCAGGCAGAACACCGGCAGCGCACCCAGCCGGAACAGCGCGAAGATCACCTCCACGAATTCGGCGCGATTGGGCAGCTGCACGAGAACCCGGTCTCGCCGGGCGATTCCGAGTCGCGCCAGCCCGGTGGCGAGCGAGCGCGAGCGCCGATCGAGTTCGGCATAGGTCCAGCGATGCGTGTCGTCGACGACGGCAATGGCCTGCGGAGTGGCGGCGGCCCGCGCGGTCAGCAGGTCGCCGAAGGTCTTTCCGGTCCAGCAGCCGAGTTCGCGATAGCGCTGCGCCGCGGCCTCCGGCCACGGTGTGAAGCCCGTGAGCACGGTCGATGGCATTGTGGGACACCTCTTTTCGGGGGAATGATCGGCGCTCCCCGGATGCGGGAAGAATGGAGCGCCCCACATTCTTATCAGGTTAGGCTAACCTTATGCGCATGATCGATTCGGTTGAGCGCGTGGTCGTCGTCACCGGGGCGGCAGCGGGCATCGGAGCAGCGACGGCCGCCGCCCTCGCACCCGGCGCACGAGCACTGGCACTGTGGGATCGCGATCCGCAGGTTCATGCGGTGGCGAACGAAATCGCCCGGCGCACAGGAGTATCCGTGTCCGCCACGGAAGTGGACGTGGCCGACCGGAAGTCGGTGCACGACGCCTTCGACCGGCTCACCGCCGAGCACGGCCGGGTCGACGCGCTGGCGCACGCCGCAGGCGTCATGGATCCCGGTGCCGCGCTGGAGATCACCTCCGAAGCCTGGCAGCGCAGCTTCGCCGTCAATGCCACGGGCACCATGCACGTCATCCAGCGCGCCGCCCGCGATATGGCTGCCGCCGGACGGGGAGCCATCGTGGTCGTCTCCTCGAATGCGGCGAGCACACCCCGCCTGGGAATGGCGGCCTACTGCGCGTCCAAAGCCGCGGCCACCGCCTACACCCGCGCCCTGGCCCTTCAGGTCGCGCCCCACGGCGTACGCGTCAACCTCGTCTCCCCGGGTTCCACCGATACCGCCATGCTGCGCGGCCTGTACGTCGCCGCAGAGACGGAGCGCGCGGAGGCGGCGGCCGTCGTCCCCGGGCCGCTCGACTCGGCCGCGCAGGCGAGTCTGCTGCACGGCGATCCGGAGGGGTTCCGGCTCGGAATCCCCCTGCGGCGCATCGCCGATCCCACCGACATCGCTGCGGCCGTGCGCTTCCTGCTCTCTGACGAAGCGCGTCACATCACCATGCATGACCTGCGCGTCGATGGCGGCGCGACGCTCGACATGTGAATCCCCCGGCTGCCGTCCGCGATTTACGGGCGCAGCCGCCCGATGCCCGGCGTGCATCGGGTGTTCCGCGATCAGCCGTTGTCACTATCAGAAGGAGCCAAGATGGCGGGCGGAAGCCATTCCATCCCTACGGAACTCGCCGCAGCAGCGGAGCCGGATCCTGCCTTTATCCTCGCCCGGCCCTATCGGACCGTGGTCGCGCGCGGGGCCGGGCGTACCTTCCGCTCACCGGCGGAAGCGGTCAGTGCGATGCGCGGCGGCGAGGTCAGCCACATTGTCGGTGCGCTGCCTTTCGCCCCCGGCGCGCCCGTCGCCCTGTGGTCGCCGGAGTCGGTATCGGTGGAAGAGGCCGCGTACGGGGCTTCGGCTGCGGCCCGACCGGCATTCGAATTCGCTGCGGCACTACCGGATCCGGAGGTGCATGTGCGGCGGGTGGCCGAAGCGGTTCGGCTGCTGCGGGATCCGGCGCATCCGATTCGGAAGGTGGTGCTGGCCCGCTCTATTCGGGCTCTGGCGGCGCAGCGTGTGCGGCCGGTGGAGATCCTCGATCGGCTGGTGTCGACCGATCCGATGGGCAATGGCTTTCTCGTGGACCTCTCCGCCGCGGGCGGGCGGTTCGCCGGACGGCACCTGGTCGGGTCCAGTCCGGAGATTCTGGTCCGACGGGACGGCGCGGAGGTGCTGAGTTATCCGCTGGCCGGGTCGGCGCGGCGCAATCCGGAGGATGAGCGGGTGGATCGGGAGGTCGCGCGGACACTGCTCGGGTCGTCGAAGGATCAGCACGAGCATCGGTATGTGGTCGATCAGGTGAGCGCGGTGCTGCGTGATCGCTGCGCCGAAGTGCACACGCCCGCACCGGAACTCACCAGCACCCCGGAAATGTGGCATCTCGGGACGCCGATCACCGCCACCGTGCGCGCCGACGGGCCGTCGGCACTGGAACTGGCGGCGGCACTGCATCCGACACCCGCGATCTGCGGGACGCCCACCGCCGAGGCCGCCCGGCTCATCACCGAACTCGAAGGTGACCGCGGCTTCTACGCGGGCGCGGTCGGCTGGTGCGATGCCGACGGCAATGGTGAATGGATGGTCAGCATCCGCTGCGCCGAACTCGCCGCCGACGGCCGCAGCCTGCTCGCGCACGCGGGCGGCGGCATCGTCGCCGAATCCGATCCCGCCGCCGAATTGGCCGAGACCACCGCCAAATTCCAGCGCATCCTGCGCCCGCTCGGCATTTCCCTCCCGGTCACGGTCGCCTGATCGGCTGCCCGACACCGCTTTCCGGCCATCGGCCGACGTCACCAACGCATACGACGAACCGGAGCTACCCCGTGCCCATCCCCCCGATCGCGCCCTACGCCATGCCCACCCTGGACGAGGTGGCCGGCAATCAGGTGCCGTGGACCGTCGAACCGGCCCGCACCGCCCTGCTCATCCACGATATGCAGCAGTACTTCCTGTCGGCCTACGACGCCGAGCAGGAACCCGCACGCACGCTGATCGCCAATATCGCGCGACTGCGAAACCGCTGCCACGAGTTGGGAATTCCGGTGATCTACACCATGCAGCCGGGCAACCAGCACCCCTCGCGGCGCGGCATCCTCGCCGACTTCTGGGGGACCGGCATGCAGCACGGCCCCGACACCGAGGTGATCGCCGAACTGCGCCCGGACGAGCGCGACATCCAGGTCACCAAATGGCGGTACTCGGCCTTTCAGCGCACCGACCTGCGGGAGCTGCTCGGCTACTACAACCGCGACCATCTCATGGTGACCGGCGTCTACACCCACATGGGCTGCATGCTCAGTGCCGCAGAGGCTTTCATGAGCGATGTGCGGCCGTTCCTGGCGCTGGACGCCACCGCCGACTTCAGCCGCGAGGAACACGTCATGGCGCTCAACTACACCGCGCGGCGCTGCGGCGCGGTGCTGACCACCGCCGAGCTGCTGCGTCAGCTCGACGGTGCGCAGATCCCCGCGCAGGCCGCGTCGTAGTCGGCTACATCCGTGCCGGCGCGGCGATTCCCAGCAGATCCAGACCCGTCTCGAGGACGCGGGCCGTGAGATCGGTGAGCGCCAAACGACTCTCGCGCAGGGCCGGGGTCTCGGCCTTCAGGATCGGGCACTTCTCGTAGAAGCCGGTGAAGGTCGTCGCGACGCCGAACAGATAGTGCGCCAGGCGATGGAACTCCAGGGTCTCCACCACATCGGCCAGGACATCCGGGAAGCTCAGCAGTTCCAAGGCCAGTGCGCGTTCGGCGGTCTCGGTGATCAGCACCGGGGAGCCGTCGCGCACCGGGGCCACATCCCCGCGCCGGAAGACGCTCTTGATCCGGGCGTGCGCGTACTGGAGGTAGGGCGCGGTATTGCCGTCGAGCGCCAGCATGCGGTCGAAGTCGAAGACGTAGTCGCGCACGCGATCGGTGGACAGGTCGGCGTACTTGACCGCACCCATGCCGACCTGTTCGGCGATCTCCGTGCGGATCGCCGCCGCCAGATCCGGATTTTTCTCCGAGACAACGGTATTGGCGCGGTCGACGGCCTCGCCGAGCAGGTCGACGAGTTTGAACGTGCCCCCGGCGCGGCTGCGCAGCACCTTGCCGTCCGCGCCCAGCACGGAGCCGAATCCGACGTGCTCCGCCCGGGCCTGCGAGGTGAGCCACCCGGCGGCGCGGGCGGTGGCGAACACCATCTCGAAGTGCTGCCGCTGCGGTACGCCCACCACGTACAGCAGCCGGGTGGCGTCCAGATCGCGGAGCCGGTTGCGGATGGCGGCGAGATCGGTTGCCGCATAACCGAAACCACCATCGGACTTCTGCACGATCAAGGGCAGCGGGGTGCCGTCGCGCCCGGTGAACCCCTCCGGGAAAACACATTTCGCGCCATCGCTGATCTGGATGAGCCCGAGCTTGTCGAGTTCCTCGACCACCGGCTGCAATTCGTCGTTGTAGGCGGATTCGCCGACGAAATCGGCGTCGGTCAACCGCACCCCGAGCAGTTCGTACACCGAGACGAAGTACCGCTTGGATTCTCCGACGAGCAGGTGCCACAGCCGCAGCGTCGCCTCGTCCCCGCCCTGCAACAGCACGACCCGCTGCCGTGCCCGCTCCTTGAAGCCGTCGTCGGCATCGAACTTCCGGCGCGCGGCGGTGTAGAAGCCGTTCAGATCGCCGACCGAGAGTTCGTGGGCCGCTTCACCCTCCCCGATATCGAGCAGGTGCTCGATGAGCATGCCGAAGGGCGTTCCCCAGTCGCCCAGGTGATTCCGCTTGATCACCCGGTGCCCGGCCCATTCCAGCACGCGCACGGCCGCATCCCCGATCACGGTCGACCGCAGATGCCCCACATGCATTTCCTTGGCCACATTCGGCGCGGAGTAGTCGACGACCACGGTGTCGGGCCGTGCGGCGCGCGGTACGCCGATCCGGTCGTCGGCCAGCGCGGCACCGGCCAGCGCGCCGATCACCTCATCGGCGAGCGTGAGGTTGATGAATCCCGGGCCCGATACCTCGGCGGCGCTGACCACACCGGACAGATCCGCCTCGGCGAGAATGCGATCCGCCAGCTCTCGCGGATCGGCTCCCAGTCGTCGCGCCAGCGCCAGCGTGCCATTGGCCTGGTAGTCCGCATGCTGCGAACGCTGCACGATCGGATCGACGGGTACGCCTGCCACAGTGCCGAAGGCCGGCGTCAGACGATCCCGCAAGAGTTGGCTGGGAGTCTTCATAGCCCAGAACCCTAGTGAGTCCCTCGGCGCGGGTCGCGTGTTTATTGCGCGGCGAGACGCTCGAGCGCGGCGAGGGCTGCGGCGGTGGAAGCCTCCTCGGCGGGCAGCAGCGGGAGCCGGACCGTCGGGGTCGGAATCCGGCCCTGTGCTGCCAGAACGGCTTTGATGACGGTGGGATTGGGCTCGGCGAACAGGGCCGTGGCGATCGGGGCCAGGCGGTTGCTCAGGTCGCGGGCCTTGCCGATCGGGCCGTCCTGCC contains:
- the argS gene encoding arginine--tRNA ligase codes for the protein MKTPSQLLRDRLTPAFGTVAGVPVDPIVQRSQHADYQANGTLALARRLGADPRELADRILAEADLSGVVSAAEVSGPGFINLTLADEVIGALAGAALADDRIGVPRAARPDTVVVDYSAPNVAKEMHVGHLRSTVIGDAAVRVLEWAGHRVIKRNHLGDWGTPFGMLIEHLLDIGEGEAAHELSVGDLNGFYTAARRKFDADDGFKERARQRVVLLQGGDEATLRLWHLLVGESKRYFVSVYELLGVRLTDADFVGESAYNDELQPVVEELDKLGLIQISDGAKCVFPEGFTGRDGTPLPLIVQKSDGGFGYAATDLAAIRNRLRDLDATRLLYVVGVPQRQHFEMVFATARAAGWLTSQARAEHVGFGSVLGADGKVLRSRAGGTFKLVDLLGEAVDRANTVVSEKNPDLAAAIRTEIAEQVGMGAVKYADLSTDRVRDYVFDFDRMLALDGNTAPYLQYAHARIKSVFRRGDVAPVRDGSPVLITETAERALALELLSFPDVLADVVETLEFHRLAHYLFGVATTFTGFYEKCPILKAETPALRESRLALTDLTARVLETGLDLLGIAAPARM